Proteins from a single region of Struthio camelus isolate bStrCam1 chromosome W, bStrCam1.hap1, whole genome shotgun sequence:
- the LOC104147779 gene encoding ankycorbin isoform X2 — MKSLKAKFRKSDTNEWNKNDDRLLQAVENGDPEKVASLLGKKGANATKQDSEGKTAFHLAATKGHAECLRIMVTHGADVTAQDGAGHSALHLAAKNSHPDCIKRLLQGKCPADSTDNSGKTALHYAAACGCLQVVQLLCEHKCPINVKDLDGNIPLLLAVQNGHTEVCKYLVDHGADINTRDKNGRTALMVACEAGGLNIAEALLRKGADVSLVDVFGQNALHYSKLSENTGIQNLLSSKISQDVDTKSPTKAKQHDQGSKLSSERSGTPKKRKAPPPPISPVQLSDLSSPHSSTSTPMTGKGQAFFPDQVCKEEFSSLHRDNKDRLSDSTTGADSLLDVSSDTDQQDLLMLMQAKIASLTLHNKELQDKLQERTPKEADSTIDSFHSTQAEFDQTADRQSEFSAQERKSSLNATQIQEKPASPSEVKIKYLQEDLKDMQRKLENSEAKRKHLEAQVQSRVPDTDHLNSTDISENGSDLNLKLQETQNRYEEAVKEVLNVQRQMKLGLISSESEETSSDLSTLKITREEFEMLKQELKRALEENERQKEKVRELQKKFEEREQNVPMSVEEREEIKNTYCSVIDNINQEKALLIERYKEGQEEIKRLQDKLTNQTQLESSAEAGEKKEAMSRMIDELNRQLSELSELYKEAQAELEDYRKRKTLDDIALDYIPRDEHEKLMQVTNSLKYKAENELSEMKSQYTKVLDEAEELKQLIDTQKQNSVPITEHHQVMNALRSALKEKEEEVNELRGLLTNKETEIRNLQKELLEEKAAVNEAMVPRSAYEKLQSSLEGEVSILSSKLKDVIKEKENVSLDVTQLRNEVLHLKEEKEGMHTLLEAKEREVTGLHQKYHQAQEDLLEMKRYSESSSKLEEDKDKKINEMSKEVSKLKEALNSLSQLSYSTSAPKRQSQQLEALQQQVKQLQSQLTETKKQHQEIVSVYRMHLLYAVQGQMDEDVQKVLKQILSMCKSQSQKK, encoded by the exons GGCACAGTGCTTTACATCTTGCAGCAAAGAACAGCCACCCTGATTGCATTAAGAGGCTTCTTCAG GGTAAATGCCCAGCAGACAGCACTGACAACTCTGGGAAAACAGCTTTACATTATGCAG ctgcatgTGGTTGTCTTCAGGTCGTTCAACTTCTGTGTGAACACAAATGTCCAATTAATGTCAAAGATTTG GATGGGAACATACCTCTGCTGCTTGCGGTACAAAATGGTCACACAGAAGTCTGCAAATACCTTGTGGATCACGGAGCAGACATCAACACTAGGGACAAAAACGGAAG AACTGCTTTGATGGTGGCTTGTGAAGCTGGAGGCCTTAACATTGCAGAAGCCTTGCTTAGAAAAGGTGCAGATGTCAGTTTAGTAGATGTCTTTGGACAGAATGCCCTGCATTACTCCAAGCTCTCCGAGAATACAGGGATCCAGAATCTCCTGTCATCAAAGATCTCTCAGGATGTGG ATACAAAGTCACCAACTAAAGCAAAGCAG CATGATCAAGGCTCTAAATTAAGTTCAGAAAGAAGTGGAACTCCAAAAAAACGCAAAGCCCCACCTCCTCCTATCAGTCCTGTTCAG CTTAGTGATTTGTCCTCTCCACACTCATCAACTTCAACTCCCATGACTGGAAAAGGACAGGCTTTCTTTCCTGACCAAGTATGCAAG GAAGAATTCAGCTCCCTGCATCGAGATAATAAAGACAGACTGAGCGACAGCACAACAG GTGCTGATAGTTTATTGGATGTAAGTTCTGACACGGACCAGCAAGATCTACTTATGTTGATGCAAGCAAAAATCGCTTCTCTGACATTACACAATAAGGAGCTACAGGACAAATTACAG GAAAGAACACCTAAAGAAGCAGATTCCACCATAGACTCTTTTCATTCAACCCAAGCAGAGTTTGATCAAACAGCAGATAGACAAAGTGAGTTCTCAGCTCAGGAACGGAAGTCTTCATTAAATGCCACCCAAATTCAAGAAAAGCCAGCAAGCCCCAGTGAAGTAAAAATCAAGTACCTCCAGGAAGATTTGAAGGATATGCAGAGGAAGTTAGAGAATTCTGAAGCCAAAAGAAAGCACTTAGAAGCTCAGGTCCAGTCTAGAGTTCCTGACACAGATCATTTAAATAGcacagacatttcagaaaatggCTCTGATCTTAACCTAAAGCTCCAAGAAACTCAGAACAGGTATGAGGAAGCAGTGAAAGAGGTTTTGAATGTACAAAGGCAAATGAAACTGGGTCTCATTTCCTCTGAAAGTGAAGAAACCAGTTCTGACCTGAGTACGTTGAAGATTACACGTGAAGAATTTGAAATGCTTAAGCAAGAGTTGAAGAGAGCATTggaggaaaatgaaagacaaaaagagaaagtgagagagctcCAGAAAAAGTTTGAAGAAAGAGAGCAGAATGTGCCAATGTCTGTAGAAGAACGTGAAGAAATAAAGAATACGTATTGTTCAGTTATTGACAACATTAACCAGGAGAAAGCATTGTTGATTGAGAGATACAAAGAAGGGCAAGAGGAGATTAAAAGGCTACAGGATAAGCTGACAAATCAGACGCAATTGGAATCTAGTGCTgaagctggagaaaagaaagaggcgATGAGCAGAATGATAGATGAGCTCAACAGACAACTTAGTGAATTGTCCGAGTTGTACAAAGAAGCACAAGCAGAGCTCGAAGATTATAGGAAGAGAAAAACTCTAGATGATATAGCTTTGGACTACATTCCTAGAGATGAGCATGAGAAACTGATGCAGGTAACAAATTCTTTGAAATACAAAGCTGAGAATGAGTTATCAGAAATGAAATCCCAGTACACAAAAGTATTAGATGAAGCAGAAGAACTAAAGCAACTGATAGACACTCAGAAACAAAACTCTGTGCCAATTACTGAACACCATCAGGTGATGAATGCACTCAGAAGTGctttaaaggaaaaggaggaagaagtaaaTGAGCTCAGAGGACTGCTTACcaacaaagaaactgaaataagaaaccTACAGAAGGAATTACTGGAAGAGAAAGCTGCAGTTAATGAAGCAATGGTACCCAGATCTGCTTACGAAAAGCTCCAGTCTTCATTAGAAGGCGAAGTTAGTATTTTGTCATCCAAACTGAAGGATGTaatcaaagagaaggaaaacgtGTCCTTAGATGTTACTCAACTGAGAAACGAAGTTTTGcatttgaaagaagagaaagaaggtaTGCATACTCTGCTTGAAGCAAAGGAGCGGGAGGTAACTGGGCTTCACCAAAAGTACCATCAAGCTCAAGAAGATCTTCTTGAAATGAAAAGATATTCGGAAAGTTCATCAAAACTAGAAGAGGATAAAGATAAAAAG ATCAATGAGATGTCCAAAGAAGTTAGCAAATTAAAAGAAGCATTGAACAGCCTTTCTCAGCTTTCCTACTCGACCAGTGCCCCCAAAAGACaaagccagcagctggaggcatTACAACAACAAGTGAAGCAGTTGCAAAGCCAACTGACT gaaacaaagaaacaacatcAGGAAATTGTCTCAGTTTACAGGATGCATCTTCTCTATGCTGTGCAG GGTCAAATGGATGAAGATGTCCAGAAAGTGCTTAAGCAGATTTTATCAATGTGCAAAAGCCAATcacagaaaaagtaa
- the LOC104147779 gene encoding ankycorbin isoform X1, which translates to MKSLKAKFRKSDTNEWNKNDDRLLQAVENGDPEKVASLLGKKGANATKQDSEGKTAFHLAATKGHAECLRIMVTHGADVTAQDGAGHSALHLAAKNSHPDCIKRLLQGKCPADSTDNSGKTALHYAAACGCLQVVQLLCEHKCPINVKDLDGNIPLLLAVQNGHTEVCKYLVDHGADINTRDKNGRTALMVACEAGGLNIAEALLRKGADVSLVDVFGQNALHYSKLSENTGIQNLLSSKISQDVDTKSPTKAKQHDQGSKLSSERSGTPKKRKAPPPPISPVQLSDLSSPHSSTSTPMTGKGQAFFPDQVCKQEEFSSLHRDNKDRLSDSTTGADSLLDVSSDTDQQDLLMLMQAKIASLTLHNKELQDKLQERTPKEADSTIDSFHSTQAEFDQTADRQSEFSAQERKSSLNATQIQEKPASPSEVKIKYLQEDLKDMQRKLENSEAKRKHLEAQVQSRVPDTDHLNSTDISENGSDLNLKLQETQNRYEEAVKEVLNVQRQMKLGLISSESEETSSDLSTLKITREEFEMLKQELKRALEENERQKEKVRELQKKFEEREQNVPMSVEEREEIKNTYCSVIDNINQEKALLIERYKEGQEEIKRLQDKLTNQTQLESSAEAGEKKEAMSRMIDELNRQLSELSELYKEAQAELEDYRKRKTLDDIALDYIPRDEHEKLMQVTNSLKYKAENELSEMKSQYTKVLDEAEELKQLIDTQKQNSVPITEHHQVMNALRSALKEKEEEVNELRGLLTNKETEIRNLQKELLEEKAAVNEAMVPRSAYEKLQSSLEGEVSILSSKLKDVIKEKENVSLDVTQLRNEVLHLKEEKEGMHTLLEAKEREVTGLHQKYHQAQEDLLEMKRYSESSSKLEEDKDKKINEMSKEVSKLKEALNSLSQLSYSTSAPKRQSQQLEALQQQVKQLQSQLTETKKQHQEIVSVYRMHLLYAVQGQMDEDVQKVLKQILSMCKSQSQKK; encoded by the exons GGCACAGTGCTTTACATCTTGCAGCAAAGAACAGCCACCCTGATTGCATTAAGAGGCTTCTTCAG GGTAAATGCCCAGCAGACAGCACTGACAACTCTGGGAAAACAGCTTTACATTATGCAG ctgcatgTGGTTGTCTTCAGGTCGTTCAACTTCTGTGTGAACACAAATGTCCAATTAATGTCAAAGATTTG GATGGGAACATACCTCTGCTGCTTGCGGTACAAAATGGTCACACAGAAGTCTGCAAATACCTTGTGGATCACGGAGCAGACATCAACACTAGGGACAAAAACGGAAG AACTGCTTTGATGGTGGCTTGTGAAGCTGGAGGCCTTAACATTGCAGAAGCCTTGCTTAGAAAAGGTGCAGATGTCAGTTTAGTAGATGTCTTTGGACAGAATGCCCTGCATTACTCCAAGCTCTCCGAGAATACAGGGATCCAGAATCTCCTGTCATCAAAGATCTCTCAGGATGTGG ATACAAAGTCACCAACTAAAGCAAAGCAG CATGATCAAGGCTCTAAATTAAGTTCAGAAAGAAGTGGAACTCCAAAAAAACGCAAAGCCCCACCTCCTCCTATCAGTCCTGTTCAG CTTAGTGATTTGTCCTCTCCACACTCATCAACTTCAACTCCCATGACTGGAAAAGGACAGGCTTTCTTTCCTGACCAAGTATGCAAG CAGGAAGAATTCAGCTCCCTGCATCGAGATAATAAAGACAGACTGAGCGACAGCACAACAG GTGCTGATAGTTTATTGGATGTAAGTTCTGACACGGACCAGCAAGATCTACTTATGTTGATGCAAGCAAAAATCGCTTCTCTGACATTACACAATAAGGAGCTACAGGACAAATTACAG GAAAGAACACCTAAAGAAGCAGATTCCACCATAGACTCTTTTCATTCAACCCAAGCAGAGTTTGATCAAACAGCAGATAGACAAAGTGAGTTCTCAGCTCAGGAACGGAAGTCTTCATTAAATGCCACCCAAATTCAAGAAAAGCCAGCAAGCCCCAGTGAAGTAAAAATCAAGTACCTCCAGGAAGATTTGAAGGATATGCAGAGGAAGTTAGAGAATTCTGAAGCCAAAAGAAAGCACTTAGAAGCTCAGGTCCAGTCTAGAGTTCCTGACACAGATCATTTAAATAGcacagacatttcagaaaatggCTCTGATCTTAACCTAAAGCTCCAAGAAACTCAGAACAGGTATGAGGAAGCAGTGAAAGAGGTTTTGAATGTACAAAGGCAAATGAAACTGGGTCTCATTTCCTCTGAAAGTGAAGAAACCAGTTCTGACCTGAGTACGTTGAAGATTACACGTGAAGAATTTGAAATGCTTAAGCAAGAGTTGAAGAGAGCATTggaggaaaatgaaagacaaaaagagaaagtgagagagctcCAGAAAAAGTTTGAAGAAAGAGAGCAGAATGTGCCAATGTCTGTAGAAGAACGTGAAGAAATAAAGAATACGTATTGTTCAGTTATTGACAACATTAACCAGGAGAAAGCATTGTTGATTGAGAGATACAAAGAAGGGCAAGAGGAGATTAAAAGGCTACAGGATAAGCTGACAAATCAGACGCAATTGGAATCTAGTGCTgaagctggagaaaagaaagaggcgATGAGCAGAATGATAGATGAGCTCAACAGACAACTTAGTGAATTGTCCGAGTTGTACAAAGAAGCACAAGCAGAGCTCGAAGATTATAGGAAGAGAAAAACTCTAGATGATATAGCTTTGGACTACATTCCTAGAGATGAGCATGAGAAACTGATGCAGGTAACAAATTCTTTGAAATACAAAGCTGAGAATGAGTTATCAGAAATGAAATCCCAGTACACAAAAGTATTAGATGAAGCAGAAGAACTAAAGCAACTGATAGACACTCAGAAACAAAACTCTGTGCCAATTACTGAACACCATCAGGTGATGAATGCACTCAGAAGTGctttaaaggaaaaggaggaagaagtaaaTGAGCTCAGAGGACTGCTTACcaacaaagaaactgaaataagaaaccTACAGAAGGAATTACTGGAAGAGAAAGCTGCAGTTAATGAAGCAATGGTACCCAGATCTGCTTACGAAAAGCTCCAGTCTTCATTAGAAGGCGAAGTTAGTATTTTGTCATCCAAACTGAAGGATGTaatcaaagagaaggaaaacgtGTCCTTAGATGTTACTCAACTGAGAAACGAAGTTTTGcatttgaaagaagagaaagaaggtaTGCATACTCTGCTTGAAGCAAAGGAGCGGGAGGTAACTGGGCTTCACCAAAAGTACCATCAAGCTCAAGAAGATCTTCTTGAAATGAAAAGATATTCGGAAAGTTCATCAAAACTAGAAGAGGATAAAGATAAAAAG ATCAATGAGATGTCCAAAGAAGTTAGCAAATTAAAAGAAGCATTGAACAGCCTTTCTCAGCTTTCCTACTCGACCAGTGCCCCCAAAAGACaaagccagcagctggaggcatTACAACAACAAGTGAAGCAGTTGCAAAGCCAACTGACT gaaacaaagaaacaacatcAGGAAATTGTCTCAGTTTACAGGATGCATCTTCTCTATGCTGTGCAG GGTCAAATGGATGAAGATGTCCAGAAAGTGCTTAAGCAGATTTTATCAATGTGCAAAAGCCAATcacagaaaaagtaa
- the LOC104147779 gene encoding ankycorbin isoform X4 translates to MKSLKAKFRKSDTNEWNKNDDRLLQAVENGDPEKVASLLGKKGANATKQDSEGKTAFHLAATKGHAECLRIMVTHGADVTAQDGAGHSALHLAAKNSHPDCIKRLLQGKCPADSTDNSGKTALHYAAACGCLQVVQLLCEHKCPINVKDLDGNIPLLLAVQNGHTEVCKYLVDHGADINTRDKNGRTALMVACEAGGLNIAEALLRKGADVSLVDVFGQNALHYSKLSENTGIQNLLSSKISQDVDTKSPTKAKQLSDLSSPHSSTSTPMTGKGQAFFPDQVCKEEFSSLHRDNKDRLSDSTTGADSLLDVSSDTDQQDLLMLMQAKIASLTLHNKELQDKLQERTPKEADSTIDSFHSTQAEFDQTADRQSEFSAQERKSSLNATQIQEKPASPSEVKIKYLQEDLKDMQRKLENSEAKRKHLEAQVQSRVPDTDHLNSTDISENGSDLNLKLQETQNRYEEAVKEVLNVQRQMKLGLISSESEETSSDLSTLKITREEFEMLKQELKRALEENERQKEKVRELQKKFEEREQNVPMSVEEREEIKNTYCSVIDNINQEKALLIERYKEGQEEIKRLQDKLTNQTQLESSAEAGEKKEAMSRMIDELNRQLSELSELYKEAQAELEDYRKRKTLDDIALDYIPRDEHEKLMQVTNSLKYKAENELSEMKSQYTKVLDEAEELKQLIDTQKQNSVPITEHHQVMNALRSALKEKEEEVNELRGLLTNKETEIRNLQKELLEEKAAVNEAMVPRSAYEKLQSSLEGEVSILSSKLKDVIKEKENVSLDVTQLRNEVLHLKEEKEGMHTLLEAKEREVTGLHQKYHQAQEDLLEMKRYSESSSKLEEDKDKKINEMSKEVSKLKEALNSLSQLSYSTSAPKRQSQQLEALQQQVKQLQSQLTETKKQHQEIVSVYRMHLLYAVQGQMDEDVQKVLKQILSMCKSQSQKK, encoded by the exons GGCACAGTGCTTTACATCTTGCAGCAAAGAACAGCCACCCTGATTGCATTAAGAGGCTTCTTCAG GGTAAATGCCCAGCAGACAGCACTGACAACTCTGGGAAAACAGCTTTACATTATGCAG ctgcatgTGGTTGTCTTCAGGTCGTTCAACTTCTGTGTGAACACAAATGTCCAATTAATGTCAAAGATTTG GATGGGAACATACCTCTGCTGCTTGCGGTACAAAATGGTCACACAGAAGTCTGCAAATACCTTGTGGATCACGGAGCAGACATCAACACTAGGGACAAAAACGGAAG AACTGCTTTGATGGTGGCTTGTGAAGCTGGAGGCCTTAACATTGCAGAAGCCTTGCTTAGAAAAGGTGCAGATGTCAGTTTAGTAGATGTCTTTGGACAGAATGCCCTGCATTACTCCAAGCTCTCCGAGAATACAGGGATCCAGAATCTCCTGTCATCAAAGATCTCTCAGGATGTGG ATACAAAGTCACCAACTAAAGCAAAGCAG CTTAGTGATTTGTCCTCTCCACACTCATCAACTTCAACTCCCATGACTGGAAAAGGACAGGCTTTCTTTCCTGACCAAGTATGCAAG GAAGAATTCAGCTCCCTGCATCGAGATAATAAAGACAGACTGAGCGACAGCACAACAG GTGCTGATAGTTTATTGGATGTAAGTTCTGACACGGACCAGCAAGATCTACTTATGTTGATGCAAGCAAAAATCGCTTCTCTGACATTACACAATAAGGAGCTACAGGACAAATTACAG GAAAGAACACCTAAAGAAGCAGATTCCACCATAGACTCTTTTCATTCAACCCAAGCAGAGTTTGATCAAACAGCAGATAGACAAAGTGAGTTCTCAGCTCAGGAACGGAAGTCTTCATTAAATGCCACCCAAATTCAAGAAAAGCCAGCAAGCCCCAGTGAAGTAAAAATCAAGTACCTCCAGGAAGATTTGAAGGATATGCAGAGGAAGTTAGAGAATTCTGAAGCCAAAAGAAAGCACTTAGAAGCTCAGGTCCAGTCTAGAGTTCCTGACACAGATCATTTAAATAGcacagacatttcagaaaatggCTCTGATCTTAACCTAAAGCTCCAAGAAACTCAGAACAGGTATGAGGAAGCAGTGAAAGAGGTTTTGAATGTACAAAGGCAAATGAAACTGGGTCTCATTTCCTCTGAAAGTGAAGAAACCAGTTCTGACCTGAGTACGTTGAAGATTACACGTGAAGAATTTGAAATGCTTAAGCAAGAGTTGAAGAGAGCATTggaggaaaatgaaagacaaaaagagaaagtgagagagctcCAGAAAAAGTTTGAAGAAAGAGAGCAGAATGTGCCAATGTCTGTAGAAGAACGTGAAGAAATAAAGAATACGTATTGTTCAGTTATTGACAACATTAACCAGGAGAAAGCATTGTTGATTGAGAGATACAAAGAAGGGCAAGAGGAGATTAAAAGGCTACAGGATAAGCTGACAAATCAGACGCAATTGGAATCTAGTGCTgaagctggagaaaagaaagaggcgATGAGCAGAATGATAGATGAGCTCAACAGACAACTTAGTGAATTGTCCGAGTTGTACAAAGAAGCACAAGCAGAGCTCGAAGATTATAGGAAGAGAAAAACTCTAGATGATATAGCTTTGGACTACATTCCTAGAGATGAGCATGAGAAACTGATGCAGGTAACAAATTCTTTGAAATACAAAGCTGAGAATGAGTTATCAGAAATGAAATCCCAGTACACAAAAGTATTAGATGAAGCAGAAGAACTAAAGCAACTGATAGACACTCAGAAACAAAACTCTGTGCCAATTACTGAACACCATCAGGTGATGAATGCACTCAGAAGTGctttaaaggaaaaggaggaagaagtaaaTGAGCTCAGAGGACTGCTTACcaacaaagaaactgaaataagaaaccTACAGAAGGAATTACTGGAAGAGAAAGCTGCAGTTAATGAAGCAATGGTACCCAGATCTGCTTACGAAAAGCTCCAGTCTTCATTAGAAGGCGAAGTTAGTATTTTGTCATCCAAACTGAAGGATGTaatcaaagagaaggaaaacgtGTCCTTAGATGTTACTCAACTGAGAAACGAAGTTTTGcatttgaaagaagagaaagaaggtaTGCATACTCTGCTTGAAGCAAAGGAGCGGGAGGTAACTGGGCTTCACCAAAAGTACCATCAAGCTCAAGAAGATCTTCTTGAAATGAAAAGATATTCGGAAAGTTCATCAAAACTAGAAGAGGATAAAGATAAAAAG ATCAATGAGATGTCCAAAGAAGTTAGCAAATTAAAAGAAGCATTGAACAGCCTTTCTCAGCTTTCCTACTCGACCAGTGCCCCCAAAAGACaaagccagcagctggaggcatTACAACAACAAGTGAAGCAGTTGCAAAGCCAACTGACT gaaacaaagaaacaacatcAGGAAATTGTCTCAGTTTACAGGATGCATCTTCTCTATGCTGTGCAG GGTCAAATGGATGAAGATGTCCAGAAAGTGCTTAAGCAGATTTTATCAATGTGCAAAAGCCAATcacagaaaaagtaa
- the LOC104147779 gene encoding ankycorbin isoform X3, with protein MKSLKAKFRKSDTNEWNKNDDRLLQAVENGDPEKVASLLGKKGANATKQDSEGKTAFHLAATKGHAECLRIMVTHGADVTAQDGAGHSALHLAAKNSHPDCIKRLLQGKCPADSTDNSGKTALHYAAACGCLQVVQLLCEHKCPINVKDLDGNIPLLLAVQNGHTEVCKYLVDHGADINTRDKNGRTALMVACEAGGLNIAEALLRKGADVSLVDVFGQNALHYSKLSENTGIQNLLSSKISQDVDTKSPTKAKQLSDLSSPHSSTSTPMTGKGQAFFPDQVCKQEEFSSLHRDNKDRLSDSTTGADSLLDVSSDTDQQDLLMLMQAKIASLTLHNKELQDKLQERTPKEADSTIDSFHSTQAEFDQTADRQSEFSAQERKSSLNATQIQEKPASPSEVKIKYLQEDLKDMQRKLENSEAKRKHLEAQVQSRVPDTDHLNSTDISENGSDLNLKLQETQNRYEEAVKEVLNVQRQMKLGLISSESEETSSDLSTLKITREEFEMLKQELKRALEENERQKEKVRELQKKFEEREQNVPMSVEEREEIKNTYCSVIDNINQEKALLIERYKEGQEEIKRLQDKLTNQTQLESSAEAGEKKEAMSRMIDELNRQLSELSELYKEAQAELEDYRKRKTLDDIALDYIPRDEHEKLMQVTNSLKYKAENELSEMKSQYTKVLDEAEELKQLIDTQKQNSVPITEHHQVMNALRSALKEKEEEVNELRGLLTNKETEIRNLQKELLEEKAAVNEAMVPRSAYEKLQSSLEGEVSILSSKLKDVIKEKENVSLDVTQLRNEVLHLKEEKEGMHTLLEAKEREVTGLHQKYHQAQEDLLEMKRYSESSSKLEEDKDKKINEMSKEVSKLKEALNSLSQLSYSTSAPKRQSQQLEALQQQVKQLQSQLTETKKQHQEIVSVYRMHLLYAVQGQMDEDVQKVLKQILSMCKSQSQKK; from the exons GGCACAGTGCTTTACATCTTGCAGCAAAGAACAGCCACCCTGATTGCATTAAGAGGCTTCTTCAG GGTAAATGCCCAGCAGACAGCACTGACAACTCTGGGAAAACAGCTTTACATTATGCAG ctgcatgTGGTTGTCTTCAGGTCGTTCAACTTCTGTGTGAACACAAATGTCCAATTAATGTCAAAGATTTG GATGGGAACATACCTCTGCTGCTTGCGGTACAAAATGGTCACACAGAAGTCTGCAAATACCTTGTGGATCACGGAGCAGACATCAACACTAGGGACAAAAACGGAAG AACTGCTTTGATGGTGGCTTGTGAAGCTGGAGGCCTTAACATTGCAGAAGCCTTGCTTAGAAAAGGTGCAGATGTCAGTTTAGTAGATGTCTTTGGACAGAATGCCCTGCATTACTCCAAGCTCTCCGAGAATACAGGGATCCAGAATCTCCTGTCATCAAAGATCTCTCAGGATGTGG ATACAAAGTCACCAACTAAAGCAAAGCAG CTTAGTGATTTGTCCTCTCCACACTCATCAACTTCAACTCCCATGACTGGAAAAGGACAGGCTTTCTTTCCTGACCAAGTATGCAAG CAGGAAGAATTCAGCTCCCTGCATCGAGATAATAAAGACAGACTGAGCGACAGCACAACAG GTGCTGATAGTTTATTGGATGTAAGTTCTGACACGGACCAGCAAGATCTACTTATGTTGATGCAAGCAAAAATCGCTTCTCTGACATTACACAATAAGGAGCTACAGGACAAATTACAG GAAAGAACACCTAAAGAAGCAGATTCCACCATAGACTCTTTTCATTCAACCCAAGCAGAGTTTGATCAAACAGCAGATAGACAAAGTGAGTTCTCAGCTCAGGAACGGAAGTCTTCATTAAATGCCACCCAAATTCAAGAAAAGCCAGCAAGCCCCAGTGAAGTAAAAATCAAGTACCTCCAGGAAGATTTGAAGGATATGCAGAGGAAGTTAGAGAATTCTGAAGCCAAAAGAAAGCACTTAGAAGCTCAGGTCCAGTCTAGAGTTCCTGACACAGATCATTTAAATAGcacagacatttcagaaaatggCTCTGATCTTAACCTAAAGCTCCAAGAAACTCAGAACAGGTATGAGGAAGCAGTGAAAGAGGTTTTGAATGTACAAAGGCAAATGAAACTGGGTCTCATTTCCTCTGAAAGTGAAGAAACCAGTTCTGACCTGAGTACGTTGAAGATTACACGTGAAGAATTTGAAATGCTTAAGCAAGAGTTGAAGAGAGCATTggaggaaaatgaaagacaaaaagagaaagtgagagagctcCAGAAAAAGTTTGAAGAAAGAGAGCAGAATGTGCCAATGTCTGTAGAAGAACGTGAAGAAATAAAGAATACGTATTGTTCAGTTATTGACAACATTAACCAGGAGAAAGCATTGTTGATTGAGAGATACAAAGAAGGGCAAGAGGAGATTAAAAGGCTACAGGATAAGCTGACAAATCAGACGCAATTGGAATCTAGTGCTgaagctggagaaaagaaagaggcgATGAGCAGAATGATAGATGAGCTCAACAGACAACTTAGTGAATTGTCCGAGTTGTACAAAGAAGCACAAGCAGAGCTCGAAGATTATAGGAAGAGAAAAACTCTAGATGATATAGCTTTGGACTACATTCCTAGAGATGAGCATGAGAAACTGATGCAGGTAACAAATTCTTTGAAATACAAAGCTGAGAATGAGTTATCAGAAATGAAATCCCAGTACACAAAAGTATTAGATGAAGCAGAAGAACTAAAGCAACTGATAGACACTCAGAAACAAAACTCTGTGCCAATTACTGAACACCATCAGGTGATGAATGCACTCAGAAGTGctttaaaggaaaaggaggaagaagtaaaTGAGCTCAGAGGACTGCTTACcaacaaagaaactgaaataagaaaccTACAGAAGGAATTACTGGAAGAGAAAGCTGCAGTTAATGAAGCAATGGTACCCAGATCTGCTTACGAAAAGCTCCAGTCTTCATTAGAAGGCGAAGTTAGTATTTTGTCATCCAAACTGAAGGATGTaatcaaagagaaggaaaacgtGTCCTTAGATGTTACTCAACTGAGAAACGAAGTTTTGcatttgaaagaagagaaagaaggtaTGCATACTCTGCTTGAAGCAAAGGAGCGGGAGGTAACTGGGCTTCACCAAAAGTACCATCAAGCTCAAGAAGATCTTCTTGAAATGAAAAGATATTCGGAAAGTTCATCAAAACTAGAAGAGGATAAAGATAAAAAG ATCAATGAGATGTCCAAAGAAGTTAGCAAATTAAAAGAAGCATTGAACAGCCTTTCTCAGCTTTCCTACTCGACCAGTGCCCCCAAAAGACaaagccagcagctggaggcatTACAACAACAAGTGAAGCAGTTGCAAAGCCAACTGACT gaaacaaagaaacaacatcAGGAAATTGTCTCAGTTTACAGGATGCATCTTCTCTATGCTGTGCAG GGTCAAATGGATGAAGATGTCCAGAAAGTGCTTAAGCAGATTTTATCAATGTGCAAAAGCCAATcacagaaaaagtaa